The proteins below come from a single Mya arenaria isolate MELC-2E11 chromosome 6, ASM2691426v1 genomic window:
- the LOC128239236 gene encoding betaine--homocysteine S-methyltransferase 1-like, whose translation MLRETWINTFTSDEHKFASSMPGLLERLKDGGTVVIAEGYVWEIERRGFMQFGNFLPEVVLKNPEVVKQLHEEFAHAGSDVIEAFTYYGHREMFRLRGREADLEALNRKALSLAREVADKHGKLMAGNLSNTPLYEAGDTATHDKIYDMFKEQVLWAVEGGADFIIGETFSAYGEAAIALKAIREHGNGLPAVITMTAHVPERTTDDIPIPEACRRLEEAGAAVVGLNCSRGPDVMMPLIKEIKKICKVPIAALPVPYRTNMEQKTFFNVKDSKSGERVYPDNLDCVRCSRIDIRRFAEEALAAGVQYVGLCCGNSPNLTRELAEVYGKDPPASHYRTRTDLSMIFGEAAQNYGSEVARTSQWMTGDGL comes from the exons ATGCTTAGGGAAACTTGGATTAACACATTCACCAGTGACGAACATAAATTTGCTTCCAGCATGCCCG GTTTATTGGAGCGACTAAAAGACGGTGGGACGGTGGTGATAGCGGAGGGCTATGTCTGGGAGATTGAGCGACGAGGCTTCATGCAGTTCGGAAACTTTCTACCGGAAGTAGTGCTGAAAAACCCAGAAGTCGTCAAACAACTGCACGAGGAATTTGCACATGCTGGAAGTGATGTCATAGAAGCATTTACG TATTACGGGCATCGGGAGATGTTCCGGCTGCGTGGCCGGGAGGCGGACCTTGAGGCCCTCAACCGGAAGGCGCTGTCCCTGGCGCGCGAGGTGGCTGACAAGCACGGGAAACTTATGGCCGGAAACCTGAGCAACACACCACTGTATGAGGCGGGGGACACTGCCACCCATGACAAAATATACGACATGTTTAAG GAACAGGTGTTGTGGGCGGTGGAGGGTGGGGCGGACTTCATCATCGGGGAGACGTTTTCCGCCTACGGGGAAGCCGCCATTGCGCTCAAGGCTATCCGTGAACATGGAAACG GCCTTCCGGCAGTGATCACGATGACCGCGCACGTCCCTGAGCGTACGACGGACGATATTCCCATACCGGAAGCGTGCCGGCGCCTGGAGGAGGCAGGAGCCGCAGTGGTGGGTCTCAACTGCTCTCGGGGACCGGATGTCATGATGCCGCTCattaaggaaataaaaaagatatgcAAG GTGCCAATTGCCGCCCTTCCAGTGCCATATAGAACCAACATGGAACAGAAAACATTCTTCAACGTCAAAGATTCAAAATCGG GTGAGAGGGTGTACCCGGACAACCTTGACTGCGTGCGCTGCTCGAGAATAGATATACGGCGGTTCGCGGAGGAAGCACTTGCGGCCGGCGTCCAGTACGTGGGCCTGTGCTGCGGAAACAGCCCAAACCTGACCCGCGAGCTGGCAGAAGTGTACGGTAAGGATCCCCCAGCGTCCCACTACCGGACACGAACCGATCTCAGCATGATATTCGGCGAGGCTGCCCAGAATTACGGGTCCGAGGTGGCGAGGACCTCCCAATGGATGACAGGAGATGGACTTTAA
- the LOC128236409 gene encoding putative ferric-chelate reductase 1, with protein sequence MGYKVLFTVFLLAGVCPGGLAYPTGAPLQACADMKPLHPPTTTSGQAPFAIKTSTLVYTPGAEITGTIYSPSGVKFRGLLMEVLKTDNTSTDPVGTFDVVDNNTQTQCGQGSKQGLTHVSNSNKTSVTFKWIAPSAPAGDIRFRLSVVESYDVSRYWLGIFSATVQDCSIHPTIVGCKGSPTPPLPASSSARPSSISTLPPTKSTQSPVITSPAKSSIPYDPACGKTKGCFPDASRCSSGCHYLVTWGPAAATDESDIIAFNIKMMLDDMSDVWMAVGLSKTGKMDKTTVAACLTQGGQSFSLSSSYNNGHANVPFSNPTMGLSGMDASVSGKVFSCSFTRLRAMNETNFWNISDPMYILVGTGPVANGLMSQHMVDPVSSSAKINFTAFSIIGEGDRTSILIKAHGALMTVAWLFFSSVGIVVARHCKSILEHKLLLKHKSWFLAHRTMMTLAALCVIAAVVAIFVERKGFSKIVPEVGKEYTKAHPFLGIVVAALTVINPIMALFRPAPESKKRYIFNWAHFFVGTSAHILAVINVFFGCHLSAAHLDKSSALYLMVAYVAVFVAVYIIFEIHNRCSKSKKDQYVQFSATTLPPKAVGSGSSLMVFMLVFHVLMMAAVSFGLLFLILWPNTTGSH encoded by the exons ATGGgctataaagttttattt ACGGTCTTTTTACTGGCTGGAGTATGCCCCGGGGGTCTGGCGTACCCCACAGGTGCGCCGCTTCAAGCGTGCGCGGATATGAAACCTTTACATCCACCCACCACCACTTCCGGTCAAGCGCCATTCGCCATCAAAACCAGCACCCTAGTCTACACACCCGGAGCTGAAATCACGG GGACGATCTACTCGCCGAGCGGGGTGAAGTTCCGGGGATTGCTGATGGAGGTCTTAAAAACTGATAACACCAGCACCGACCCAGTTGGGACGTTTGACGTCGTGGACAACAACACACAGACACAGTGTGGGCAG GGTTCCAAACAAGGCCTGACGCACGTATCTAACAGTAACAAGACGTCGGTTACCTTCAAATGGATTGCACCGTCGGCTCCTGCCGGGGACATACGATTCAG ATTGTCGGTTGTGGAGTCGTATGACGTGAGTCGTTACTGGTTGGGCATCTTCTCGGCCACGGTACAAGACTGTTCCATACATCCTACGATCGTCGGGTGTAAAGGTTCCCCAACCCCGCCACTACCCGCCTCCTCGTCCGCGAGGCCGTCATCCATCTCCACACTTCCGCCAACGAAGTCAACACAGTCGCCGGTCATAACCTCT CCCGCTAAATCAAGCATCCCGTACGACCCGGCATGCGGAAAGACCAAGGGATGTTTCCCGGACGCGAGTAGGTGCTCCAGTGGATGTCACTATCTGGTCACCTGGGGACCCGCCGCCGCCACAGATGAAAGTGACATCATCGCGTTTAACATCAAAATGATGCTAGACGATATGAGCGATGTTTGGATGGCGGTTGGGCTGTCTAAAACGGGCAAAATG GACAAGACGACCGTGGCAGCGTGCCTGACACAGGGCGGTCAATCTTTCTCCCTGTCCTCTTCCTACAACAATGGGCACGCAAATGTACCCTTTAGCAAC CCGACCATGGGCCTGTCGGGGATGGACGCGAGTGTGAGCGGGAAGGTTTTCTCGTGCTCCTTCACGCGCCTACGTGCTATGAACGAGACAAACTTCTGGAACATTTCCGACCCCATGTACATCCTGGTTGGGACAGGGCCCGTCGCAAACG GTCTGATGAGCCAGCACATGGTTGATCCCGTGAGCAGCAGTGCAAAGATTAACTTCACGGCCTTCAGCATTATTGGAGAGGGAGATCGCACTTCTATACTCATCAAGGCACACG GTGCGTTGATGACGGTGGCTTGGCTGTTTTTCTCAAGTGTAGGCATTGTTGTTGCCCGTCACTGCAAATCCATCCTAGAACACAAGCTGTTGCTAAAACACAAGTCCTGGTTCCTG GCCCATCGCACGATGATGACGCTGGCTGCCCTCTGTGTGATTGCCGCCGTTGTAGCCATCTTCGTGGAGCGCAAGGGATTCAGCAAG ATTGTACCGGAAGTCGGGAAGGAGTATACAAAAGCACATCCGTTTCTGGGAATTGTGGTGGCGGCGTTGACCGTCATTAAT CCGATTATGGCGCTGTTCCGCCCCGCCCCGGAAAGCAAAAAGAGATACATCTTTAACTGGGCACATTTCTTTGTGGGGACATCGGCACATATACTAGCAG TGATTAACGTGTTTTTCGGCTGCCACCTGAGTGCGGCGCACTTGGACAAGAGCAGCGCCCTTTACCTGATGGTGGCATACGTGGCCGTCTTCGTCGCCGTGTATATCATCTTCGAAATTCACAACAGATGCAGCAAGTCAA AAAAAGATCAATATGTTCAGTTCAGTGCCACAACATTACCGCCAAAG GCTGTGGGCTCCGGAAGCAGCCTTATGGTGTTCATGCTTGTGTTCCACGTTCTCATGATGGCGGCAGTCTCATTTGGTCTCCTCTTCCTGATTCTGTGGCCTAACACTACCGGAAGTCACTGA